GCTCGCTAGGATCTATATCAATTACAACTTTATCACCTGGTTTATATTCAATAAGCAAATATGATACACCTGTAATTTTATTAGATTTTGTTAATATCGATCTGGATTTCCTTCTAGTTCCGTGTGATGAGGGCATAACATCATTTTAGAGTACCCTAATAAAAATTATTTACAATTAAAACACCATATCTCTACTTGTACTTTATTTTTTTATAGGATCAGAAATTCCAGATTCGCTTATTGAAAACAAAGTCTCACTCTCAGGATGATTTGGTGAATCGACAATTCTAGCAATTCGATTTCTGTCGGCCTTTCTCAGAAAAATCCTATATGTACTAGAATGAGCGAAGATGTTTCCTCCAGCAGCTTTAAAGGTGTTCCCGGCAAAACCCGAGTCTGGTGATGATTGAACTTGATTGGTTAATAACACGGCGATTTGATGAGTTTGAGCCATCCTCATAATAGTATGAACTAACTTATTCAAACGCTGTTGACGGATTGAAAGTGTAGATAATCCCAGAAATTCAGAGCGGTATAGAGAGATAGCAGAATCAAATATCATTAACTTTATATCTTGAGATTCAATTATCCTGCTTGACTCAGACAATATCAGTTCTTGGTGCGAACTACTGTATGCCTTTGCAACTACAATGTTATCAAGGATTTTAGTTGGGTTTAGATTACGGGCTCTTGAAATGGCATCAATTCTTTCAGGTCTAAAAGTATTTTCTGTATCAATATAGAGCGCTCCGCCTTTTAGCCCGCCTTCCGAATGCTCTAGTTGCACCGTTACGCAAGCAGTATGGCATAATTGCGTTTTCCCGGTTCCGAATTCCCCATAGACTTCGGTAATAGCATTAGTTTCAATGCCGCCGCCAAGAAGCTTGTCAAAGTTTTTAGAACCAGTAGAAACCCTTCCAATTTTTTTTCGTTTATGATACAAGGTTGCAGCGGGGGTAAATCGCTTCTCCATAATTCCAAGACCCTCAAGAAATGTAATAGACTGATTATAAATGAAAATAGAATCATCGATACTGATTCCAACTCTACTGGAAATTTCGTATGGTCCCTCTATAACTAGATCTTTTATGGACAAAAAACCGGACTCTTTCAGTAACTTTATCACATCATCAGGTAAATTAGATAATAAATCTAAAGAAAAAGAATCTTTATTCGGTTTGGTATTAAAGAACGGACTAGAGTCTGGACTAAAATTCAAATATACATTATTTTTATCTAATCCAATATTTCAATAATACTAATAATTTGGACTAAACAATGTTAAAGGTATTTTAAAAAAGTACACGCATTTGGACTAATCTAACGAAAAAGAATGAATAAAAAAATTCTAATTTATTATCTAAAGCATGAAAAAGTCATTGGTTTAATAAATAAACTATATTAAAGCAAATTTAAAACGATCTATACTAGACGTGATTGTTGACTTAAACTTGAAAGGCAGAAATATCTTGGTAGTAGGGGCAGGCATGGAGGGCACCAAGAGGATAAAATCGCTGTCCAAACATGATTGTAAAATAATAATAATAAGCGAAACTGTCAATGAATCACTGTACGAAATAGAGGGAAAAAATAATCCAATCATACTAATAAGAAGAAAAATTGAAGATCCAAATATTTTAAACGAGTTTAATGATATTTTTATAGTTTTTGCTTCGACTAATGATCCATTTTTGAATAAAAAGATCATAGAGAAGGCAAGGGAAAAAGGAATACTTTCTTACAGCATTGATGATGCGGCAGCAAGTGATTTCTTTTTCACTTCGATAATAAATATTGATGAAATAATTCAGGTAGCAATCTCCACATCGGGCAAAAGCCCCTTGATGAGCAAAATCATTAGAGACAGAATTGAAAACGCTATAAAAAATATAATAGGGAAAAAAGATACGGATAATATCAAGATTCAAGAATTTGCCAGAGAACATGTAAGAAACTACATTGAGAATCAGCATGAAAGAAGGGAGTTTTTGTACAGCATAGTAGACGATCAGGAGATTCAAGAATTATTAGCAAAAAATAACATTGATAAGGTCAAAGAAAGAATTATTAATACATTAGATAAATGGGAGGATAATAAAAGCAGATGACGCTATATCTAGGAGTACAATCATCACAATTTGTCAATATAAGAGTCACATTTAAAAACTCCCCTATTCATGTCTTAGAAAAATTTGCTTTTAAAGATATTTTTGATGCTCATCAGCACCTTTTGAATTCAGTTGATTTGCAAGAATGCATAATTCTACAGACGTGTAATCGTGTTGAAATTTATGCAGTAGGAATAAATCCTCATTATGATAATATAATTAACGCATGGTCTTCTTTAATAAATTTACCAGCAGATCAAGTGAAAAATAACGTAATAATAAACGACGGAGAAGAGGCCTTAAAACATCTAGTGAAATTAACATCTGGACTTGATTCGTTAGTAGTAGGAGAGGATCAAATTTTGGGTCAGGTCAAAAGATCCCTCGAGTTTTCAAGAAAAAACGGGTTTGCAGGTCCTAATCTAAATATTCTATTTGACAAGACAATAAAAATAGGAGGTAGGGTTAGAACTTTAACAGGTATAAACAAAGGAAGCACATCAGTTGGGTCTATGGCAGTAAATTTAGCCTATGAATACTTTGATGACATAAAGGAAAAAGAGATTCTTCTCATTGGGTCTGGGGAAGGAGCTAGTTTAATCGCGAAAGCTCTGAAACAAAGAAATATGAAATTTTTTGTTACCAGTCGAACTTTTGAAAGAGCACGATCATTTGCAGATACTGTCGCAGGTTCTCCCATACCTTTTGAAACGGCTTTGGAAAAACTTAATGACAATATAGACATTGTATTCATCTCAACAATTGCACCGTATTATTTACTAACATATGAGAGAATTGCCAATATGATGAAAAACAGAAACAAAGGATTAATGATTTTTGATTTGTCAAATCCCAGAACAGTAGAAGACAAGATTGCTACTCTAAATAATATCAAATTGGTAAATATCGATCAAATTTCAGAAATCGTAGAAAAGAATGTTGGAAGAAGGAAAAAGGAAATCCAATCAGCAGAAAAGATAATAAATGATGAGATGATAACTATCAAAGAAATTTTAAAAAGAAAGAGTTCTGAACCAGCTATAATAACCATATTCAAGAATGCAGATTCTATAAGAAATAAAGAATTCAAAAAGGCCTTATCATTAATTGGTAATAGAGTCAGTGATGACGATATTAAGATACTTGAACAGTTTTCGTATGCATTAGTAGAAGGGATATTAGCTACACCTATGAATAATTTACGAAAGGAATTCACAAATAATAAAAATGAAAATGAATTAATAAATTTGGCTCTAAAGTTATTTAATTATGAAAAACCGTAACGTAGATAAATCAAGAAACAAAAACAAAAGTATAGATAGTGATTTTAAAGAGAACACAACTTTCATATCAAATAATCATTTTAATTACGAACTTTTTCCAAAAA
Above is a window of Candidatus Nitrosocosmicus arcticus DNA encoding:
- the radA gene encoding DNA repair and recombination protein RadA, which translates into the protein MNFSPDSSPFFNTKPNKDSFSLDLLSNLPDDVIKLLKESGFLSIKDLVIEGPYEISSRVGISIDDSIFIYNQSITFLEGLGIMEKRFTPAATLYHKRKKIGRVSTGSKNFDKLLGGGIETNAITEVYGEFGTGKTQLCHTACVTVQLEHSEGGLKGGALYIDTENTFRPERIDAISRARNLNPTKILDNIVVAKAYSSSHQELILSESSRIIESQDIKLMIFDSAISLYRSEFLGLSTLSIRQQRLNKLVHTIMRMAQTHQIAVLLTNQVQSSPDSGFAGNTFKAAGGNIFAHSSTYRIFLRKADRNRIARIVDSPNHPESETLFSISESGISDPIKK
- a CDS encoding precorrin-2 dehydrogenase/sirohydrochlorin ferrochelatase family protein; translation: MKGRNILVVGAGMEGTKRIKSLSKHDCKIIIISETVNESLYEIEGKNNPIILIRRKIEDPNILNEFNDIFIVFASTNDPFLNKKIIEKAREKGILSYSIDDAAASDFFFTSIINIDEIIQVAISTSGKSPLMSKIIRDRIENAIKNIIGKKDTDNIKIQEFAREHVRNYIENQHERREFLYSIVDDQEIQELLAKNNIDKVKERIINTLDKWEDNKSR
- the hemA gene encoding glutamyl-tRNA reductase — its product is MTLYLGVQSSQFVNIRVTFKNSPIHVLEKFAFKDIFDAHQHLLNSVDLQECIILQTCNRVEIYAVGINPHYDNIINAWSSLINLPADQVKNNVIINDGEEALKHLVKLTSGLDSLVVGEDQILGQVKRSLEFSRKNGFAGPNLNILFDKTIKIGGRVRTLTGINKGSTSVGSMAVNLAYEYFDDIKEKEILLIGSGEGASLIAKALKQRNMKFFVTSRTFERARSFADTVAGSPIPFETALEKLNDNIDIVFISTIAPYYLLTYERIANMMKNRNKGLMIFDLSNPRTVEDKIATLNNIKLVNIDQISEIVEKNVGRRKKEIQSAEKIINDEMITIKEILKRKSSEPAIITIFKNADSIRNKEFKKALSLIGNRVSDDDIKILEQFSYALVEGILATPMNNLRKEFTNNKNENELINLALKLFNYEKP